A window of the Yersinia rochesterensis genome harbors these coding sequences:
- the ansP gene encoding L-asparagine permease: MMSGKHSAETHHAARKRWLDSHDTGYHKSMGRRHIQMIAIGGSIGTGLFLGTGARLQMAGPALALVYLVCGIFSFFILRALGELILHRPSSGSFVSYAREFLGEKASYVAGWMYFLNWAMTGIVDITAVALYMHYWGTFSDVPQWLFALGALSIVATMNMIGVKWFAEMEFWFALIKVAAISIFLIVGVVFLGTGQSVGGHPSGMHLITDNGGFFPHGLLPALILVQGVIFAFAGIELIGTAAGECKDPEKMLPKAINSVILRIGLFYVGSVVLLVCLLPWNAYQAGQSPFVTFFSNLGVPYIGTIMNIVVLSAALSSLNSGLYSTGRILRSLSMGGSAPKFMSKMSPQSVPYAGILVTVGIYVFGVLLNYLVPSQVFEIVLNIASLGIISSWAFIIVCQMKLRQAIKKGTAKPVAFKMPGAPVTSWLTLFFLAGVLVMMAFDYPNGTWTIAALPVVAILLVIGWFSLRKRAREVAEDPIDIPLKEGKAKIVQPAELHQQKSAS, translated from the coding sequence ATGATGTCAGGAAAACACTCTGCAGAAACCCATCACGCGGCGAGAAAACGCTGGTTAGATTCTCATGATACGGGCTATCACAAAAGTATGGGCCGACGTCATATACAAATGATAGCGATCGGTGGTTCTATTGGTACTGGCTTATTTTTGGGCACCGGTGCTCGCTTGCAAATGGCTGGCCCAGCATTAGCCTTGGTTTATTTGGTCTGTGGTATTTTCTCTTTTTTCATTCTCAGAGCACTTGGTGAACTGATTTTACACCGCCCCTCCAGTGGCAGCTTTGTTTCTTATGCCCGTGAGTTTCTCGGCGAAAAAGCCTCATATGTTGCTGGATGGATGTATTTTCTAAACTGGGCAATGACCGGGATAGTCGATATCACCGCCGTTGCTCTCTATATGCATTATTGGGGAACTTTTTCTGATGTGCCCCAATGGTTATTTGCATTAGGCGCACTTTCAATTGTCGCTACCATGAATATGATTGGCGTGAAATGGTTTGCAGAAATGGAGTTCTGGTTTGCATTGATCAAAGTCGCCGCCATTTCCATATTTCTGATCGTGGGCGTGGTGTTTCTCGGTACTGGCCAAAGTGTTGGCGGGCACCCGTCAGGTATGCATCTGATTACTGATAATGGCGGATTTTTCCCGCACGGATTACTCCCCGCACTGATATTAGTTCAAGGTGTTATATTTGCTTTTGCCGGTATCGAGTTAATTGGTACTGCCGCCGGGGAATGTAAAGACCCGGAAAAAATGCTGCCCAAAGCTATCAATAGTGTGATTTTACGCATTGGTCTGTTTTATGTCGGCTCCGTAGTGCTACTGGTATGCTTGCTGCCGTGGAATGCCTATCAGGCGGGACAAAGCCCTTTCGTAACATTTTTCAGTAACTTAGGCGTTCCATACATTGGAACAATTATGAATATTGTGGTGCTATCTGCCGCCCTTTCCAGCCTAAACTCCGGTCTCTACTCTACAGGACGTATTCTGCGCTCATTGTCGATGGGGGGATCCGCACCGAAATTCATGTCGAAAATGAGTCCCCAATCTGTTCCTTATGCCGGGATTCTGGTCACTGTCGGCATCTATGTCTTCGGAGTATTACTCAATTATCTTGTTCCCTCACAAGTATTTGAAATTGTTTTGAATATTGCATCATTAGGGATTATTAGCTCATGGGCATTCATCATTGTGTGTCAGATGAAATTACGTCAGGCAATTAAAAAAGGAACAGCTAAACCTGTCGCCTTCAAAATGCCCGGCGCTCCCGTGACCTCCTGGTTAACATTATTCTTCCTGGCAGGTGTATTAGTGATGATGGCGTTCGACTATCCGAATGGCACCTGGACCATTGCAGCTTTACCGGTGGTCGCTATATTATTGGTCATTGGTTGGTTTAGTTTGCGTAAACGCGCCCGCGAAGTTGCCGAAGATCCCATTGATATCCCCCTCAAAGAGGGTAAAGCAAAAATAGTACAGCCCGCTGAGTTACATCAGCAAAAATCAGCTAGCTAG
- a CDS encoding 2-hydroxycarboxylate transporter family protein, translating into MKKIHQDITLTPVEGVDMADKSAIKKLFISLNQMNINTMPMALFMTISAIVFISAYSSYLPKNMIGGLAVIMTMGFVLSHIGRHIPVLKDIGGPAILCLMVPSVLVYFGAFQINTLDTVHLLMKEANLLYFVIASLVVGSILGMNRVVLIQGMTRMFVPLVVGTLTAVATGLLVGKLFGFTLYHTFFFIIVPIIGGGIGEGILPLSLAYSAILGQSPDIYVAQLAPAAVMGNIFAIICAGVLARIGIWRKDLNGEGMLIRSAQDNAIFTSQEGPKQADFQLMGGGLLMTCAFFIVGGLFEKIVHIPGPVLMILIAVMCKYAQVIPTKMEQGAHSWYKFVSTTLVWPLMIGLGMLYVPLESVVAVFSIGYVVVCGSVVLSMAAVSFIIAPYLNMYPVEASIVTSCHSGLGGTGDVAILSASNRMSLMPFAQIATRIGGASTVIGATLLLGWIM; encoded by the coding sequence ATGAAAAAAATACATCAGGATATTACTCTCACCCCTGTCGAAGGTGTTGATATGGCGGATAAGTCCGCTATCAAAAAATTATTTATCAGCTTAAACCAGATGAATATCAATACCATGCCAATGGCATTATTTATGACCATTTCGGCCATTGTGTTTATTTCGGCTTATTCCAGCTATCTACCCAAGAATATGATTGGTGGTTTGGCGGTTATTATGACGATGGGCTTTGTATTATCTCATATTGGTCGCCATATACCGGTCTTAAAAGATATTGGTGGCCCGGCTATTTTGTGTCTCATGGTGCCGTCAGTGTTGGTTTACTTCGGTGCTTTCCAAATCAATACACTAGATACGGTCCACTTGTTGATGAAGGAGGCGAATTTACTCTATTTCGTCATCGCTAGTCTGGTGGTTGGCAGTATTCTTGGTATGAATCGCGTGGTGCTTATTCAAGGAATGACGCGAATGTTTGTTCCATTGGTGGTGGGAACCCTAACTGCCGTCGCCACCGGTTTGCTGGTGGGTAAGTTATTCGGTTTTACCCTTTATCACACATTCTTCTTTATTATCGTGCCGATTATCGGTGGGGGGATTGGGGAGGGTATCTTGCCTTTATCATTGGCTTATTCAGCCATTCTTGGGCAGAGTCCTGATATTTATGTCGCGCAGTTGGCCCCGGCTGCGGTAATGGGTAACATTTTTGCCATTATTTGTGCGGGAGTGTTGGCCCGTATTGGTATCTGGCGTAAGGATTTGAATGGCGAGGGAATGTTAATTCGTTCAGCACAGGACAATGCGATATTCACTTCGCAAGAAGGGCCAAAACAAGCTGACTTCCAGTTGATGGGCGGCGGATTATTGATGACCTGCGCTTTCTTTATTGTGGGCGGATTATTTGAAAAAATCGTGCATATTCCCGGCCCGGTACTGATGATTTTGATTGCCGTGATGTGTAAATATGCGCAAGTTATTCCGACCAAAATGGAGCAGGGCGCGCACAGTTGGTACAAATTTGTCTCTACTACATTGGTTTGGCCCCTGATGATTGGCCTGGGGATGCTGTATGTTCCGCTAGAAAGTGTTGTCGCGGTGTTCTCCATTGGCTATGTCGTGGTGTGCGGCTCTGTTGTTTTATCAATGGCTGCGGTCAGTTTCATTATCGCCCCTTATCTAAATATGTATCCAGTAGAAGCTTCCATCGTGACCAGTTGTCATAGTGGATTAGGGGGGACGGGGGATGTTGCGATATTGTCGGCATCTAACCGCATGTCATTGATGCCTTTTGCCCAGATAGCAACCCGCATCGGCGGTGCATCCACCGTGATTGGCGCTACCTTGTTGTTAGGTTGGATAATGTAA
- the dcuR gene encoding two-component system response regulator DcuR, whose amino-acid sequence MINVLIVDDDAMVAELNKCYLNQVAGFNCCGSVSSLQQARDHLMAAEHPIDLVLLDVFMRQDNGLDLLPVLREFSEHTDVIVISSATDVNTIKKALQYGVVDYLIKPFQFSRFEEALSTYREKQSLLGQREYCAQEDVDSLLRRSNAAPAERKKLPKGLTAQTLRTVCEWIQEVQDGEFSTEQMANAIGISRVSCRKYLIYLSDTEVLSTKVLYGATGRPVYLYKLMPSQQEVLKQYCQ is encoded by the coding sequence ATGATTAATGTATTAATAGTGGATGATGACGCAATGGTCGCTGAGCTGAACAAGTGTTATCTGAACCAAGTGGCAGGTTTCAACTGTTGTGGGTCAGTATCCAGTTTGCAGCAAGCCCGGGATCATTTAATGGCAGCAGAGCACCCCATTGACTTGGTGCTATTAGACGTTTTCATGCGCCAAGACAATGGATTAGATTTATTACCCGTCCTACGTGAATTTAGTGAACATACCGATGTTATTGTTATTTCATCCGCCACTGATGTGAATACCATCAAAAAAGCGCTGCAATATGGGGTTGTTGATTATTTAATTAAGCCATTCCAATTTTCGCGCTTTGAAGAAGCCCTGTCGACTTATCGTGAAAAACAGAGTTTGCTAGGGCAACGCGAATATTGTGCCCAAGAGGATGTCGACTCCTTACTACGGCGGAGTAATGCCGCCCCTGCCGAGCGAAAAAAATTACCCAAAGGACTCACAGCACAAACACTACGCACTGTTTGTGAATGGATTCAAGAAGTGCAAGATGGCGAATTTTCGACTGAACAGATGGCGAACGCTATTGGAATCTCACGAGTATCTTGCCGTAAGTATTTGATTTACCTATCTGATACTGAAGTTCTAAGCACTAAAGTTCTGTATGGTGCAACAGGCCGCCCAGTTTATCTTTATAAACTCATGCCCAGCCAGCAGGAGGTATTGAAACAGTATTGCCAATAG
- a CDS encoding sensor histidine kinase — translation MNNATTAGKQKVPLRLSTSITLMVSGVIISVLLVVHSLFFIQLSQMAQDGLQNKAVAVARALSFSPTIINGLTNPEAGRQIQAYTREVQQANDLLFIVVTDMNGIRYSHPNPEMIGQHFIGNDLQPALQGKENSAINRGVLERALRIFIPVYEPHGKQIGVVAIGISLTSIDSVVSETRWTIPWTILFGALIGSLGTWLLVKTLKKIMLGFEPYEISNLFEQRNAMLQSIKEGVIAVDANSRITVVNHEAKRLFKQSGPMENLLLSNASKYWPVRLYLQQVQETGIARRDEEINFNGSILLTNTVPVVVKGDIIGAIATFRDKTEVSQLMQRLTGMVHYADALRAQSHEFMNKLHVILGLLHMKYYQQLEDYIVKTSNNYQAEIGSLLRKIKSPVIAGFLLGKINRARDLGITLSISDDSLLPDIDNEQITTTLITVLGNLIENAMEAIGDQSQREINVSFHYQHGRVHCVVSDDGPGIAAELQDSIFDNGFSTKGNEHGIGLSLVRQSLESIGGNIEFDSEAGVFTQFFISLPYDITLNNTTSSDNISNNSAVNHD, via the coding sequence ATGAATAACGCAACAACGGCTGGAAAGCAAAAAGTGCCGTTACGACTCAGTACGTCGATCACTCTCATGGTTTCAGGAGTTATTATTTCTGTGCTATTGGTGGTTCACTCGCTATTCTTCATTCAGCTCAGCCAGATGGCACAAGATGGTTTGCAAAACAAAGCGGTAGCTGTCGCTCGGGCCTTATCATTTTCACCGACCATCATTAATGGATTAACTAATCCTGAAGCAGGACGACAAATTCAGGCTTATACCCGCGAAGTTCAACAGGCTAATGACCTGCTATTTATTGTTGTGACTGATATGAATGGCATTCGTTATTCACATCCTAATCCTGAGATGATCGGACAACATTTTATCGGCAATGATTTGCAACCTGCGCTACAGGGCAAAGAAAATAGCGCGATAAACCGGGGTGTACTGGAAAGAGCGTTGCGTATTTTTATTCCTGTCTATGAGCCTCACGGGAAACAAATAGGCGTGGTGGCCATTGGGATTTCTCTTACCAGTATTGATTCGGTTGTTAGTGAAACCCGCTGGACTATCCCGTGGACCATATTATTTGGGGCACTTATTGGCTCACTCGGCACCTGGCTTTTAGTGAAAACACTGAAAAAAATCATGTTGGGTTTCGAGCCATACGAAATATCTAACTTATTTGAACAGCGCAACGCGATGCTGCAATCGATTAAAGAAGGCGTTATCGCTGTTGATGCTAATTCACGTATTACTGTGGTTAATCACGAAGCCAAGCGTTTATTTAAACAAAGTGGGCCAATGGAGAATTTACTACTCAGTAATGCCAGCAAATATTGGCCTGTGCGTTTGTATTTACAGCAAGTTCAGGAAACCGGTATTGCCCGCCGTGATGAGGAAATAAACTTTAATGGCAGTATATTGCTGACCAATACCGTTCCGGTGGTCGTGAAAGGCGATATTATTGGTGCCATCGCCACTTTCCGCGATAAAACTGAAGTCAGCCAATTGATGCAGCGCCTGACCGGTATGGTGCATTATGCCGATGCATTACGAGCACAATCGCACGAGTTTATGAATAAACTCCACGTTATTTTGGGCTTATTGCATATGAAGTATTATCAACAACTTGAAGATTATATTGTTAAAACATCCAATAATTATCAGGCGGAAATTGGTTCCCTACTGCGCAAGATAAAATCCCCCGTGATTGCGGGATTTTTACTGGGCAAAATCAATCGAGCGCGCGATTTGGGCATTACATTATCCATCAGCGACGATAGCCTGTTACCGGATATTGATAATGAACAAATAACGACGACCTTAATTACAGTTTTAGGCAATCTGATTGAGAATGCCATGGAAGCCATTGGTGACCAGTCTCAACGGGAAATTAATGTCAGCTTCCATTATCAACATGGCCGGGTACATTGTGTTGTCAGTGATGATGGGCCAGGTATTGCAGCAGAGTTACAAGACAGTATTTTTGATAATGGTTTTTCCACCAAAGGGAATGAACACGGCATAGGTTTAAGCCTGGTTCGGCAGAGTTTAGAAAGTATTGGCGGCAATATTGAATTTGATTCTGAAGCGGGCGTTTTTACACAATTCTTTATCAGTCTTCCCTACGATATCACCTTGAATAACACGACTTCTAGTGACAATATTTCAAACAACAGCGCGGTAAATCATGATTAA
- the ygbI gene encoding DNA-binding transcriptional repressor YgbI, which translates to MIPVERHQQILALVAERGVVSITELTERLGVSHMTIRRDVQKLEEQGAVLAVSGGVRSTERLTAEPSHQDKTQMYSSQKNAIGMAAALHIPRNSCIYLDAGTTTLALARQLEARDDLLVVTNDFVIANFLIESCQCKMIHSGGTLCRENRSCVGDAAARSLRNLSIDIAFISASCWGPRGISTPSEDKVVVKRAVSEVSSKRVLLTDASKYGKISTYLALPLTDFDVVITDASLSSTAQDELAAKEIELIITQVPRQSD; encoded by the coding sequence GTGATACCCGTTGAACGTCACCAACAGATACTGGCACTGGTTGCCGAACGCGGGGTAGTCAGCATTACTGAACTGACTGAGCGGTTAGGCGTATCGCACATGACTATTCGGCGCGACGTACAAAAACTGGAAGAACAGGGTGCGGTATTAGCTGTTTCCGGCGGGGTGAGATCAACTGAACGGCTGACGGCTGAACCCTCCCATCAAGATAAAACGCAGATGTACAGCAGCCAGAAAAATGCTATAGGGATGGCGGCAGCGCTGCATATTCCGCGCAATAGTTGTATTTATCTCGATGCTGGAACCACCACACTAGCATTAGCTCGGCAGTTAGAGGCCAGAGATGATTTATTGGTGGTCACTAATGACTTTGTTATTGCCAATTTTCTGATTGAATCCTGCCAATGCAAAATGATCCATTCTGGTGGCACATTGTGCCGAGAGAACCGTTCTTGTGTCGGTGATGCGGCCGCCCGCTCACTGCGAAACCTCTCCATCGACATCGCTTTTATTTCAGCATCCTGCTGGGGGCCGCGTGGCATATCGACACCGAGCGAAGACAAAGTGGTGGTCAAACGGGCGGTCAGTGAGGTGAGTAGCAAGCGCGTGCTACTGACTGATGCATCAAAATACGGCAAGATATCCACCTATTTGGCATTACCTCTCACCGATTTTGATGTAGTTATCACTGATGCCAGCCTGTCATCGACAGCCCAGGATGAACTAGCGGCCAAAGAGATTGAATTGATTATCACCCAAGTTCCGCGCCAATCTGATTAA
- the otnK gene encoding 3-oxo-tetronate kinase, with product MRLGVIADDFTGATDIASFLVENGMSTVQINGIPEVDYQVQADAIVVSLKSRSCPAEEAVADSLAALAWLQTQGCQQFYFKYCSTFDSTAQGNIGPVTDALMDALDQQYTIICPALPVNGRTVYQGYLFVMGQLLSESGMRNHPVTPMTDSNLLRMMDAQARGRSGLINNTVMDQGVDAVKSQLRSLKEDGVRYVVLDTLNETHLLIQAEAVRDMVLVTGGSGLAIGLARQWMKGIEHHSPATLAGAPQGKLCVILSGSCSAMTNRQVARYIQQAPSQSIDIARCLNDPESYAKTLSAWVMDNISAPLAPLLYATSEPEVLQQTQRQWGAAASSEAVEHLFGTLARLLQQQGIQRFIVAGGETSGMVAQSLGIRAFHIGPAISPGVPWVKSTDHAISLALKSGNFGDENFFVRAQTEFAV from the coding sequence ATGCGATTAGGGGTTATTGCAGATGATTTCACCGGTGCTACTGATATCGCCAGTTTTCTGGTAGAGAATGGCATGTCGACGGTGCAAATCAATGGCATACCTGAGGTAGATTATCAGGTGCAAGCAGATGCGATTGTGGTGAGTCTAAAATCGCGCTCTTGCCCAGCCGAAGAGGCTGTAGCGGATTCACTGGCGGCTTTGGCGTGGTTACAAACTCAGGGCTGCCAACAATTCTATTTTAAATATTGCTCGACGTTTGATAGTACTGCGCAAGGTAATATTGGCCCGGTCACCGACGCATTAATGGATGCTCTCGATCAGCAATACACCATTATTTGCCCAGCTCTGCCCGTGAATGGCCGCACGGTATATCAGGGATACTTATTTGTTATGGGGCAATTATTGTCTGAGTCCGGGATGCGCAATCATCCGGTGACACCAATGACCGACAGCAACCTGTTGCGCATGATGGATGCACAAGCCCGGGGGCGTAGTGGTTTAATCAACAATACAGTGATGGATCAAGGCGTTGACGCAGTAAAATCACAGTTGCGGAGCCTGAAAGAGGATGGCGTGCGCTATGTGGTGCTAGACACCTTAAACGAGACTCACTTGCTAATACAGGCTGAAGCGGTACGCGACATGGTGTTGGTGACCGGAGGCTCGGGTTTGGCAATCGGCCTGGCCCGGCAATGGATGAAAGGTATTGAACATCACTCACCGGCGACGTTAGCTGGGGCTCCACAAGGTAAACTGTGTGTCATTTTATCCGGTTCTTGTTCGGCGATGACCAATCGGCAGGTTGCTCGATATATTCAACAGGCACCTAGCCAATCAATTGATATTGCCCGTTGCCTGAATGACCCTGAATCTTATGCTAAAACATTATCTGCTTGGGTGATGGATAATATCTCAGCGCCATTGGCTCCTTTATTATATGCCACTTCTGAACCTGAGGTTTTGCAGCAAACCCAGCGGCAGTGGGGGGCGGCGGCCAGTAGTGAAGCGGTTGAACATCTGTTCGGAACATTGGCACGTCTTTTACAGCAGCAGGGGATCCAACGTTTCATTGTGGCGGGGGGCGAAACGTCGGGTATGGTCGCGCAATCGCTGGGTATTCGGGCTTTCCATATTGGGCCGGCCATCTCCCCAGGGGTTCCCTGGGTAAAATCTACCGATCACGCCATTTCACTGGCGTTGAAGTCGGGTAATTTTGGCGATGAAAACTTTTTTGTCAGAGCACAAACGGAGTTCGCAGTATGA
- a CDS encoding aldolase, translating to MNEQQAREDMVKLGASFFQRGYATGSAGNLSLKLAEGILLATPTGSCLGELNAERLSKVSLEGEWISGDKPSKEISFHRAIYLNNPACGAIVHLHSLYLTALSCLQGLDEHNAIKPFTPYVVMRVGDVPVVPYYRPGDSRLGEALAKLAPQYRAFLLANHGPVVVGESLREAADNMEELEETARLIFTLSDRPIRYLTDNEVAELRN from the coding sequence ATGAATGAGCAGCAGGCTCGGGAAGATATGGTCAAGTTGGGCGCCTCTTTTTTCCAGCGAGGCTACGCCACCGGTTCCGCCGGAAATCTGTCATTAAAGCTGGCTGAAGGTATATTATTAGCCACCCCGACCGGTTCCTGTTTAGGTGAGCTGAATGCAGAGCGGTTATCAAAAGTTAGTTTGGAGGGTGAGTGGATCTCTGGTGATAAGCCCTCAAAAGAAATTAGTTTTCATCGGGCCATTTATCTCAATAATCCTGCGTGTGGTGCCATCGTCCATTTGCATTCTCTTTATCTAACGGCACTTTCTTGTCTGCAAGGGCTGGATGAGCACAATGCTATTAAGCCTTTTACACCTTATGTGGTGATGCGAGTCGGTGATGTTCCTGTGGTGCCATATTACCGTCCTGGAGATAGTCGGTTAGGCGAGGCGTTAGCAAAGTTGGCCCCGCAATATCGTGCTTTTTTATTAGCTAATCATGGCCCGGTGGTGGTGGGGGAAAGTTTGCGCGAGGCGGCGGATAATATGGAAGAGTTAGAGGAAACTGCGCGTCTGATATTTACCCTGAGCGACCGGCCTATTCGTTATCTGACCGATAATGAAGTTGCCGAATTAAGGAATTAG